From Polaribacter butkevichii, a single genomic window includes:
- a CDS encoding serine hydrolase yields the protein MYNFKHASISILVLLITSFTTINSNAQIPEKNLDNLIEKTLKTFDVPGISVGILKDGKIVYAKGHGVRSLTNKKDMNENTLVGIASNSKGFTCFALAMMVDAGKLNWDDKVRKHIPEFQLYDAWVTEQFTVRDLVTHRSGMGLGAGDLMFFPEGNDFHVADVINNVKYLKPETSFRSKFAYNNNMFIIAGEVLKRVSGLSWEEFIETKIMKPVGMNNSKASYNRVTNRTNIIDAHTRAEGKVIQIPHDWSETANPAGGIMSNVNDMLTWAQFLMNDAVTKNGTRLLSETQFHELWQLQTPLKVRKNDTYNSNFRGYGLGWFLTDVKGGYKQVYHTGGLLGTVTQFTMIPDLDLAIIVLTNQMNGSAFNTVTNTIKDAYLGYNDRNWLNKLGTNNTKYLKYNDSLKTAIYSKVELAKKDLSLPKPSQIVGTYKDNWFGNIIISNDGTSYTIKCERSSKLVGQLLPYNQTTYVAKWNNRSFDADVFVNFTFDEKGNATNATMKPIAPITDFSFDFGDLHLKKAN from the coding sequence ATGTACAACTTTAAACACGCAAGTATCTCCATTTTAGTACTATTAATAACCTCTTTTACAACCATTAATAGCAACGCACAAATACCAGAAAAAAATCTCGACAACTTAATTGAAAAAACCTTAAAAACCTTTGATGTACCGGGTATTTCTGTCGGAATTTTAAAAGACGGAAAAATAGTGTATGCAAAAGGACACGGAGTTCGTTCTTTAACTAATAAGAAAGACATGAATGAGAATACCTTAGTTGGTATTGCATCTAATAGTAAAGGTTTTACTTGTTTTGCTTTAGCAATGATGGTAGATGCTGGGAAATTAAATTGGGACGATAAAGTAAGAAAACACATTCCGGAATTTCAATTATACGACGCTTGGGTAACAGAACAATTTACCGTGAGAGATTTGGTAACACACAGAAGCGGAATGGGTTTAGGCGCTGGAGATTTAATGTTTTTCCCAGAAGGAAATGATTTTCATGTTGCTGATGTAATTAACAACGTAAAATACTTAAAACCAGAAACATCTTTTAGAAGCAAATTTGCATACAATAACAATATGTTTATTATTGCTGGTGAAGTTTTAAAACGTGTAAGTGGTCTTTCTTGGGAAGAATTTATTGAAACTAAAATCATGAAACCTGTTGGCATGAACAACAGTAAAGCATCTTACAATAGAGTTACAAATAGAACAAATATTATTGATGCACACACAAGAGCAGAAGGAAAAGTAATACAAATTCCGCACGATTGGAGCGAAACTGCAAATCCTGCTGGCGGAATTATGAGTAACGTAAACGACATGCTTACCTGGGCACAATTTTTAATGAATGATGCTGTTACAAAAAACGGAACACGTTTGTTAAGCGAAACTCAATTTCACGAACTTTGGCAATTACAAACACCTTTAAAGGTTAGAAAAAATGATACTTATAACTCTAATTTTAGAGGTTATGGTTTAGGATGGTTTTTAACCGATGTAAAAGGCGGTTACAAACAAGTATATCATACAGGTGGTTTATTAGGTACCGTAACTCAGTTTACGATGATTCCAGATTTAGATTTGGCAATTATTGTTTTAACCAATCAAATGAATGGAAGCGCTTTTAATACCGTTACAAACACAATTAAAGATGCTTATTTAGGTTATAACGATAGAAACTGGTTAAACAAATTAGGCACAAACAACACCAAGTATTTAAAATATAACGATAGTTTAAAAACAGCTATTTACAGCAAAGTAGAACTAGCTAAAAAAGACCTAAGCTTGCCTAAACCAAGTCAGATTGTTGGTACTTACAAAGACAATTGGTTTGGAAATATTATAATTTCTAATGACGGAACTTCTTACACTATAAAATGTGAACGTTCTTCTAAATTAGTGGGACAATTATTACCTTACAACCAAACTACCTACGTTGCAAAATGGAACAACAGAAGTTTTGATGCAGATGTTTTTGTAAACTTTACTTTTGATGAAAAAGGAAATGCAACAAATGCAACCATGAAACCTATTGCACCTATAACCGATTTTAGTTTCGATTTTGGTGATTTACATCTTAAAAAAGCAAACTAA
- a CDS encoding glycoside hydrolase family 26 protein has product MNKYILTLFLVTSVFISCNNEDDSFDPNAKRLPPVITAPINFADPNLNQQGVDLYNRLTNLTQKGIAFGQQQPFGTGNNFPVLNKLENDFFEVAGDHPAIAGFDLELIGLQPDIQSNTAFLLDEFINQFTAAIIKAHENGSIITISWHHVNPNGFGTPNDGSFNDVVKGFLKGGEFREVYIKRLARAARLLNKLVDANGNSIPVLFRPWHEMNGDFFFWGEGFRTTEEYIQLWRDTVQILSEDFNVHNLLYVYSPNFVANRSEYLRNYPGDEFVDILGIDIYDFQNRKFLSTALRNLEIVENISIEKNMLFALTETGLTNVVDNTWWTESLYKAIRASSISYVMIWRNDMTSFFHAPFLGHPSENNFKEFLDKEVILLSKDIL; this is encoded by the coding sequence ATGAACAAGTATATCTTAACCTTATTCTTGGTTACTTCTGTTTTTATAAGTTGTAACAACGAAGATGATTCTTTTGACCCAAATGCAAAACGACTTCCTCCAGTTATTACTGCTCCAATTAATTTTGCAGACCCTAATTTAAATCAACAAGGTGTAGATTTATATAATAGATTAACTAATCTAACTCAAAAAGGCATAGCCTTTGGCCAACAACAACCTTTTGGAACAGGAAATAATTTTCCTGTTCTAAATAAACTAGAAAACGATTTTTTTGAAGTAGCAGGAGACCATCCAGCAATAGCAGGTTTTGATTTAGAATTGATAGGATTACAACCCGATATACAATCTAATACTGCTTTTCTTCTAGATGAATTTATAAATCAATTTACAGCGGCCATTATAAAAGCTCATGAAAATGGGAGTATTATAACCATAAGTTGGCATCACGTAAACCCTAACGGTTTTGGCACACCTAATGATGGAAGTTTTAACGATGTTGTAAAAGGTTTTTTAAAAGGAGGAGAATTTAGAGAAGTTTACATTAAGCGTCTTGCAAGAGCGGCAAGATTATTAAATAAATTAGTAGATGCTAATGGAAATTCTATTCCTGTATTGTTTAGACCTTGGCATGAAATGAATGGCGATTTCTTTTTTTGGGGAGAAGGTTTTAGAACTACTGAAGAATACATTCAACTCTGGAGAGATACTGTTCAGATTTTATCCGAAGATTTTAATGTTCACAATCTATTATATGTATATTCTCCCAATTTTGTTGCAAATCGTTCAGAATATTTAAGAAATTATCCCGGAGACGAATTTGTAGATATTTTAGGTATTGATATTTATGATTTTCAAAACAGAAAATTCTTATCTACTGCCTTAAGAAATTTAGAAATTGTAGAAAATATTAGTATTGAAAAAAATATGCTTTTTGCATTAACCGAAACGGGGTTAACCAATGTAGTTGATAACACTTGGTGGACAGAAAGTTTATATAAAGCTATTAGAGCTAGCAGTATTTCTTATGTTATGATTTGGCGAAACGATATGACTTCTTTTTTTCATGCACCTTTTTTAGGACATCCATCAGAAAATAATTTTAAAGAGTTTTTAGATAAAGAAGTGATACTTTTAAGCAAAGATATTTTATAA
- the brnQ gene encoding branched-chain amino acid transport system II carrier protein yields the protein MNKTKEIWIAGFALFSLFFGAGNLILPTSLGVKAGPDWWVVVLGFVITAIAIPILAIFAHARLQGTLYDFGKKVSPLFSTIYCFLIYIIAIAIPSPRTAAVTHEIAIQPFFESSALVTSVIYFVLVFLFAVNRSKIISLIGQFLTPIIVLILLIIIAIASFTSPGTINPAVFKHPFVDGILEGYQTFDAIAGVILGAVIVISLHLRGHTTFDAKKELVTKAGIIAGAGLLLIYGGLIFSGALFSSTFAENATRIEILSGLSTLTLGHLGSTFLSVLVALACFTTAIGVITGTADYVRGICNNSNTAYTITAAVSAVIGIIVGSNDVGFIIDVAVPALMFVYPITIVLILLNVVPEKYASKLVFRGVVIITFIFSIPDFLGFIIPRENLTGIKSIIPFAEHSLGWVLPALLGFLVFNLIVFSNKKRLKNS from the coding sequence TTGAATAAGACAAAAGAAATTTGGATTGCAGGTTTTGCATTATTTTCACTCTTTTTTGGAGCAGGAAATTTAATTTTACCAACATCTTTAGGCGTAAAAGCAGGACCCGATTGGTGGGTTGTTGTTTTAGGTTTTGTAATAACAGCCATTGCTATTCCTATTTTGGCAATTTTTGCACATGCAAGACTACAAGGAACTTTGTATGATTTTGGTAAAAAAGTTTCTCCGTTATTTAGCACCATTTATTGTTTTTTAATTTACATCATTGCCATTGCAATTCCGTCTCCAAGAACCGCTGCGGTAACACACGAAATAGCCATTCAGCCCTTTTTTGAATCGTCGGCATTGGTTACAAGTGTAATTTACTTTGTTTTGGTCTTTTTATTTGCCGTTAATCGCTCTAAAATAATTAGTTTAATTGGTCAGTTTTTAACGCCAATTATTGTACTTATTCTATTAATAATTATTGCAATTGCTAGCTTTACTTCACCTGGCACCATAAATCCTGCAGTATTTAAACATCCTTTTGTAGACGGAATCTTAGAAGGTTACCAAACTTTTGATGCCATTGCAGGTGTTATTCTTGGGGCAGTAATTGTAATCTCTTTACACTTGCGCGGGCATACCACTTTTGATGCAAAAAAAGAACTTGTTACCAAAGCAGGAATCATTGCAGGAGCAGGTTTGCTATTAATTTACGGAGGCTTAATTTTTAGCGGGGCTTTATTCTCATCAACTTTTGCTGAAAATGCAACAAGAATTGAAATTTTATCTGGATTAAGCACACTAACTTTAGGGCATTTAGGAAGCACTTTTTTAAGTGTTTTAGTTGCTTTAGCTTGTTTTACTACAGCAATTGGAGTTATTACAGGAACCGCAGATTATGTAAGAGGAATCTGCAATAATTCTAACACAGCTTATACAATTACCGCTGCTGTTTCTGCAGTTATAGGTATTATTGTTGGTAGTAACGATGTTGGTTTTATTATTGATGTTGCTGTACCTGCTTTAATGTTTGTATACCCTATAACAATTGTATTAATTCTACTAAATGTAGTGCCAGAAAAATATGCTTCTAAATTGGTTTTTAGAGGTGTCGTAATTATCACTTTTATTTTTAGTATTCCAGATTTTTTAGGGTTTATCATTCCTAGAGAAAACTTAACCGGAATTAAAAGCATCATCCCTTTTGCCGAACATAGTTTAGGTTGGGTATTGCCTGCTTTGTTGGGTTTTTTAGTTTTTAACCTTATTGTTTTTTCAAATAAAAAGCGTCTAAAGAATAGTTAA
- a CDS encoding helix-turn-helix domain-containing protein, whose product MAVQDIVKYSFKETFSVSTVQFEKACTIDHSVQQNAYSIYWIQEGSGTYNIDFESYTFNDNVLFFLSPGQVFTVDSEQIKTAYKLTFVRDFYCIQTHDTEVACNGILFNNIYETPFVKPCEKDTKKLNFILEGLIEEFQQNETAQYDMLQSYLKQFIISSVRVKKENHVIKEDTETRLFKDFSLLVEQNFKTMHSVTDYANRLGLSPKSISKHFQKLGAKTPSDFIKNRILLEAKRQLIYTDKTVKEIAFELGFNDPAYFTRFFTKAILKSPLQFKKEY is encoded by the coding sequence ATGGCAGTTCAAGACATTGTAAAATATTCCTTTAAAGAAACCTTTTCTGTAAGTACCGTTCAATTCGAAAAAGCATGTACAATAGATCATTCTGTACAACAAAACGCCTATTCTATTTATTGGATTCAAGAAGGAAGTGGCACCTACAATATCGATTTTGAAAGCTATACGTTTAACGACAATGTGTTGTTCTTTTTATCACCCGGACAAGTTTTTACAGTAGATTCCGAACAAATAAAAACAGCCTACAAACTTACCTTTGTAAGAGACTTTTATTGCATACAAACCCACGATACAGAAGTAGCTTGCAACGGAATTCTATTCAACAATATATATGAAACGCCGTTTGTAAAACCCTGCGAAAAAGACACCAAAAAACTCAACTTTATTTTAGAGGGTCTTATAGAAGAGTTTCAACAAAACGAAACTGCACAGTACGATATGTTGCAATCTTATTTAAAGCAATTTATTATTTCTTCGGTTCGTGTAAAAAAGGAAAACCATGTAATTAAAGAAGACACCGAAACCCGTCTTTTTAAAGATTTTAGTTTGTTGGTAGAACAGAATTTTAAAACCATGCACTCGGTAACAGACTACGCAAACAGATTGGGCCTTTCGCCAAAATCTATTAGCAAACATTTTCAGAAGTTGGGTGCAAAAACACCATCAGACTTTATTAAAAACCGCATTTTGTTAGAAGCAAAACGTCAGTTAATTTACACCGACAAAACGGTAAAAGAAATTGCTTTTGAGCTTGGTTTTAACGATCCTGCGTATTTTACGCGCTTCTTTACAAAGGCCATTTTAAAATCACCTTTGCAATTTAAAAAGGAATATTAG